Proteins from a genomic interval of Lycium ferocissimum isolate CSIRO_LF1 chromosome 2, AGI_CSIRO_Lferr_CH_V1, whole genome shotgun sequence:
- the LOC132046273 gene encoding (3S,6E)-nerolidol synthase 1-like — protein sequence MLKDLAFIEFGKLQSVYKEEKRQVLKWWKELSVAQNLKLARSQPLNWYMSGPRMSKERMELIKPISLVYLVDDIFDVYGTLPELTLFTEVVNRWEISAVEQLPNYMRTCFMTLYETTENIGCVLYKEHGWNPIDHLRKAWANLCNAFLEEAKWFNSGDMPVAEEYLKNGIVSSGVPMVLINLYFLLGHGATKDSSSSDVFADIEGIISSIAQILRLLDDLGNAEDEQQEGQDGSYVEYLMEEQQGLTYEDARQHVLDMVSNAWKDVNKQCLTPSAIPLSFQKACLNVARMVPMMYIYDENHCLPVLEKHIKSIFCDMD from the exons ATGCTCAAAGATCTTGCATTCATCGAATTTGGGAAACTGCAATCCGTttacaaagaagaaaaacgtCAAGTTCTGAa ATGGTGGAAGGAACTTTCGGTGGCACAAAACTTGAAGCTTGCTAGAAGCCAACCACTTAATTGGTACATGTCGGGTCCAAGAATGTCGAAGGAACGAATGGAGCTAATAAAACCAATCTCTCTTGTCTATTTAGTAGATGATATTTTTGATGTTTATGGTACACTCCCCGAACTCACACTATTCACTGAAGTTGTTAATAG GTGGGAAATCTCTGCTGTTGAGCAACTACCGAACTACATGAGGACGTGTTTCATGACTTTATATGAGACCACAGAAAATATTGGGTGTGTACTGTATAAAGAGCATGGATGGAACCCTATCGACCACTTGAGAAAAGCT TGGGCAAATTTGTGCAATGCTTTTCTGGAGGAAGCAAAATGGTTCAATAGTGGAGATATGCCTGTGGCTGAGGAGTACTTGAAGAATGGGATAGTAAGTTCAGGGGTGCCTATGGTGCTTATCAACCTTTACTTTCTCTTGGGTCATGGAGCAACTAAAGATTCTTCATCATCAGATGTCTTCGCTGATATTGAAGGCATTATATCTTCCATTGCCCAAATTCTTCGTCTTTTGGATGACCTCGGAAATGCTGAG GATGAACAGCAAGAAGGGCAGGATGGATCCTATGTAGAGTACTTGATGGAAGAACAACAGGGCTTAACTTATGAAGATGCAAGGCAACATGTTTTGGACATGGTTTCAAACGCATGGAAAGATGTCAATAAACAGTGCCTCACACCAAGCGCAATTCCATTGTCTTTTCAAAAGGCTTGTCTCAACGTGGCCAGAATGGTTCCTATGATGTATATTTATGATGAGAATCATTGTCTTCCTGTCCTAGAAAAGCATATCAAGTCAATATTTTGTGACATGGACTGA
- the LOC132046275 gene encoding (-)-alpha-terpineol synthase-like has translation MDFRRSGNYKPSIWEDAYVQSRPNLYAEEKYCERAEKLKEEVRRMLEKTMTNSLEQLELIDILQRLGIYYHFEEEIDRVLKQIYINYNNRDHHNGQKNEELYATALEFRLLRQQGYHAPQEIFCSFMNEDGKFKTTLVEDSKGLLSLYEASYLSMEGENIMETARDFATHYLRESLKKKMDQNLAEQVRHALEMPLHWRMKRLEARWFIEVYHKEENMNPLLFELAKLDYNMVQATYMEELKQMSRWDKKIKLVKKMSFVRDRLVEGFFWAVGFTPNPQFGYCRMFSTKLSVLLTTIDDMYDVYGTLDELELFTDIVDRWDINAIEQLPAYMQICFLALFNSLNELAYDILKEQGFSIISHIRKQWANLCKAYLLEVKWNQRGYTPSLNEFLRNAWITNTGPVLIMHAYFCITNPIKEEELECLKHYPAIIYSPSLILRLVNDLATSPDEIKKGDHLKSIQCYMHESKSSEENARNYIKNLIDQTWKKMNRDILRDQSFSQDFRRTAMNLARIAQCMYQHGDGFGIPDCETKDRILSLFFEPIPLS, from the exons ATGGATTTTAGGAGGTCAGGAAACTACAAACCTAGCATTTGGGAGGATGCATATGTGCAATCACGACCTAATTTGTACGCC GAAGAGAAATATTGTGAACGAGCTGAAAAACTAAAAGAAGAAGTGAGGAGGATGTTGGAGAAAACAATGACAAACTCATTGGAACAGCTTGAGCTTATTGACATTTTGCAAAGACTTGGCATATACTATCACTTTGAGGAAGAAATTGATAGAGTATTGAAGCaaatatacattaattataatAATAGAGATCACCACAATGGGCAGAAGAATGAAGAGTTGTATGCTACAGCTTTAGAATTTCGACTGCTTAGACAACAGGGCTATCATGCTCCTCAAG AGATATTCTGCAGTTTCATGAACGAGGACGGGAAGTTCAAAACAACCCTTGTTGAGGATAGTAAAGGGCTGCTGAGTTTGTATGAAgcttcctatctttctatggaAGGTGAAAACATTATGGAAACGGCTCGAGATTTTGCCACCCATTATCTCAGGGAAAGCCTTAAGAAGAAGATGGATCAGAATCTTGCTGAGCAAGTAAGACATGCTCTAGAAATGCCTCTGCATTGGAGAATGAAGAGACTAGAAGCAAGATGGTTTATAGAAGTTTATCACAAAGAAGAGAACATGAATCCTCTTCTCTTTGAACTTGCAAAGTTGGACTACAATATGGTACAAGCTACATACATGGAGGAACTAAAACAAATGTCAAG GTGGGATAAGAAGATTAAACTTGTTAAAAAGATGAGCTTTGTGAGGGACAGATTAGTGGAGGGCTTCTTCTGGGCTGTTGGTTTCACTCCTAATCCTCAGTTTGGATACTGCAGAATGTTTTCAACAAAACTCTCTGTACTTCTCACTACAATCGATGACATGTATGATGTTTATGGTACCTTGGATGAACTTGAGCTCTTCACTGATATCGTTGACAG ATGGGACATCAATGCAATAGAGCAACTACCAGCATACATGCAAATCTGCTTCCTAGCTCTCTTCAACTCCTTGAATGAACTGGCTTATGACATTCTCAAAGAACAGGGGTTCAGCATAATTTCACATATAAGGAAGCAG TGGGCTAACCTGTGTAAAGCCTACTTACTGGAAGTAAAGTGGAACCAGAGAGGATATACACCAAGCTTGAATGAGTTCCTAAGAAATGCCTGGATAACAAACACTGGTCCTGTACTAAtaatgcatgcttatttttgcATCACAAACCCCATCAAGGAGGAGGAATTGGAATGCTTAAAGCATTATCCTGCCATCATTTACTCGCCTTCGCTAATTCTTCGACTTGTAAATGACTTGGCAACTTCACCT GATGAAATCAAGAAAGGGGATCATCTTAAATCAATCCAATGTTACATGCATGAGTCTAAGAGTTCTGAAGAAAATGCTCGAAACTATATAAAGAACTTAATTGATCAAACCTGGAAGAAGATGAACAGAGACATACTAAGGGACCAATCCTTCTCACAGGATTTTAGAAGAACTGCAATGAATCTTGCTAGGATTGCTCAATGCATGTACCAGCACGGAGATGGATTTGGTATTCCAGATTGTGAGACAAAGGATCGGATACTCTCCTTGTTCTTTGAACCCATTCCTCTTTCATGA